The following proteins are co-located in the Manihot esculenta cultivar AM560-2 chromosome 7, M.esculenta_v8, whole genome shotgun sequence genome:
- the LOC110619109 gene encoding aquaporin TIP1-3 gives MPVTRIAVGNPGEASEPDAIRAALAEFFSMIIFVFAGEGSGMAFSKLTKNGSATPAGLIAASLAHAFALFVAVSVGANISGGHVNPAVTFGAFIGGNITLLRGILYWIAQLLGSVVACVLLKFATGGMETSAFALSSGLSPWNAVVFEIVMTFGLVYTVYATALDPKKGNVGIVAPLAIGFIVGANILVGGAFDGASMNPAVSFGPAVVSWTWTSHWVYWVGPLIGAAIAALVYDTVFVGENAHEPLSTNDF, from the exons ATGCCGGTTACCAGAATTGCAGTTGGGAATCCAGGAGAGGCCAGCGAGCCAGACGCTATCAGGGCGGCTCTGGCGGAGTTCTTCTCTATGATTATTTTCGTTTTCGCCGGTGAAGGATCCGGCATGGCTTTCA GTAAGCTAACAAAAAATGGATCGGCAACGCCGGCGGGTTTAATAGCTGCATCACTGGCTCATGCATTTGCACTTTTTGTGGCTGTTTCCGTTGGTGCTAACATCTCTGGAGGCCACGTAAATCCTGCTGTTACTTTTGGTGCGTTTATTGGAGGAAACATCACCCTATTGAGAGGGATTTTGTACTGGATTGCTCAGTTGCTTGGATCTGTTGTCGCTTGCGTGCTTCTTAAATTCGCCACTGGTGGAATG GAAACATCAGCATTTGCGTTATCATCCGGATTGTCCCCTTGGAATGCTGTTGTGTTTGAGATAGTAATGACCTTCGGCCTAGTCTACACTGTGTACGCCACTGCACTGGATCCCAAGAAGGGGAATGTGGGAATTGTTGCTCCTCTTGCAATTGGCTTCATTGTTGGTGCCAACATTTTGGTTGGTGGTGCTTTTGATGGTGCATCCATGAACCCAGCAGTCTCTTTTGGCCCTGCTGTTGTAAGCTGGACATGGACTAGTCACTGGGTCTATTGGGTCGGTCCATTGATTGGTGCTGCCATTGCAGCCCTTGTCTATGATACCGTCTTTGTTGGTGAAAATGCACATGAACCACTTTCCACCAATgatttttaa
- the LOC110618393 gene encoding protein SOSEKI 5, with product MASNSKAATEALMPKKHQDAEASPGTTKKQIQSQAKAEKKVPVVYYLSQNGKIEHPHFVEVPLSSPQGLYLRDVVKTLNLLRGQGMGSMFSWASKRSYKNIFLWQDLLDDDLIYPCQGQDYILKGSLLLETSLSFRSNDSISSSTSRRSSEMNSSSIEDSNSPVSRRKKHSCSVDVNDEHRIYKAKTSGELTRNGSNVSTQTDDNQIIEMEAEGLSTKSSSKASGNLESSAEAYRSRKIRNQKVGRDHDNLKMNERKLVMKLIGCGCGSKRFKDFQQMENKYC from the exons ATGGCTAGCAATTCCAAAGCTGCAACAGAAGCATTGATGCCAAAGAAGCATCAGGATGCAGAAGCCAGCCCTGGAACCACAAAGAAACAGATCCAATCGCAAGCAAAAGCTGAGAAAAAGGTTCCTGTTGTTTATTACCTGTCTCAAAATGGAAAGATTGAGCATCCCCATTTTGTGGAAGTACCTCTATCTTCTCCTCAAGGACTTTATCTAAGAG ATGTGGTAAAGACGCTAAACCTTCTCAGAGGTCAAGGCATGGGTAGTATGTTCTCTTGGGCTTCGAAAAG GAGCTACAAGAACATTTTTTTATGGCAAGACTTGTTAGATGATGACTTAATATACCCTTGTCAAGGCCAAGATTACATTCTCAAAGGATCACTACTCTTAGAAACTTCTCTAAGTTTTCGATCCAACGACTCGATATCATCATCAACCTCGAGACGTTCCTCGGAGATGAACTCCTCTAGCATTGAGGACTCTAATTCTCCGGTCAGTAGAAGGAAAAAACATTCATGTTCAGTTGATGTCAATGATGAACACAGAATTTACAAGGCCAAAACCTCAGGAGAACTTACCAGAAATGGCTCTAATGTGTCAACACAAACTGATGATAATCAAATAATAGAAATGGAAGCTGAAGGACTGAGTACAAAGTCTAGTTCGAAAGCTTCTGGGAACTTGGAAAGTTCTGCAGAGGCTTATAGGTCAAGAAAAATTAGAAACCAGAAAGTTGGGAGAGATCATGACAATCTGAAAATGAACGAAAGGAAGCTTGTGATGAAGTTGATTGGATGTGGATGTGGATCAAAGAGGTTCAAAGATTTTCAGCAGATGGAAAACAAGTATTGCTGA